From the genome of Papaver somniferum cultivar HN1 chromosome 2, ASM357369v1, whole genome shotgun sequence, one region includes:
- the LOC113350792 gene encoding acidic leucine-rich nuclear phosphoprotein 32 family member B-like, with protein sequence MDNIRKHIDLPLRVNGCMYWFTEHNNSMTPSNEKGFPRFLRWVISDISTTIEKYVNEAMKKMQPGWVKACSDEKQQIMDEYRKNRQENNRYALKEKLYKALQQRYEALEEVSDLQVKHEKLVSFIEEKSKKLYAADLRNVQDDKELVDLFVDSMQEIFSFNKELNREDERDDDEQEEEEGEKGEKSGKGGDVDDSYDDSDDDDDDDDDEEGDKGKRSGKGGDVDDSDEEQEEEDDGVKGRDEDEGGGKGGDVDDSDEEQKEEDGGVKGRDEDEGGGKGGDGEQDEEEDGGKGGDEEEGGGKGGDEELDEEEGGGKGGDLHDDDNGKEGSKGGYEEDRTES encoded by the exons ATGGATAACATTAGGAAACATATCGACTTACCACTTAGAGTTAATGGTTGTATG TATTGGTTTACTGAACACAACAATAGTATGACGCCAAGCAATGAAAAAGGTTTCCCAAGGTTTCTAAGGTGGGTAATAAGTGACATCAGTACAACAATCGAGAAATACGTTAATGAAGCTATGAAAAAG aTGCAACCAGGATGGGTAAAAGCTTGTAGTGATGAAAAGCAACAGATTATGGATGAGTACAGAAAGAATAGGCAAGAAAATAACAGATATGCACTGAAGGAAAAGCTGTACAAAGCACTACAACAAAGATATGAAGCATTGGAAGAGGTTTCTGACTTGCAGGTTAAACATGAAAAACTTgttagcttcattgaagaaaaaaGCAAAAAACTTTATGCAGCTGATCTAAGGAATGTGCAAGATGATAAGGAACTTGTTGATTTGTTTGTTGACTCCATGCAAGAAATCTTTTCATTTAACAAAGAATTAAATAGGGAGGATGAACGTGATGATGATGAGCAGGAGGAGGAGGAAGGTGAGAAAGGTGAGAAAAGTGGCAAAGGTGGTGATGTGGATGACAGTTatgatgatagtgatgatgatgatgatgatgatgatgatgaggaaggtgatAAAGGTAAGAGAAGTGGAAAAGGTGGTGATGTGGATGACAGTGATGAGGagcaggaggaggaggatgatggTGTCAAAGGTCGTGATGAGGATGAGGGTGGTGGGAAAGGTGGTGATGTGGATGACAGTGATGAGGAGCAGAAGGAGGAGGATGGTGGTGTCAAAGGTCGTGATGAGGATGAGGGTGGTGGGAAAGGTGGTGATGGGGAGcaggatgaggaggaggatggtggcAAAGGTGGCGATGAAGAGGAGGGTggtggcaaaggtggtgatgaGGAGCTGGATGAGGAGGAGGGTGGTGGCAAAGGTGGTGATCTACATGATGATGACAATGGCAAAGAGGGAAGCAAAGGTGGTTATGAGGAGGATAGAACTGAATCCTAA